The genomic window TAACCGTGAGGGACATTATTTTACTTCGATTGTGGTAGAAAAAAATGATGCACCAAAAGATTTAGAATCAATAAAAATCAGAGCTACTTACAATGTTTTGTATGCCAAAAATTTTGATCCCAATACCAAAGAATACATCGTTCATGCTCAAGATGTTGATAAATTAGAATTGCCTAATATTTTGATTGAATTGAGTAGAAAATATTTTGAAGATTTAGGAAATTCAACCTTTGAAGTTAGTGCTACAACCATCAAAAAAGAAGCAAAAGAACAAGATATTCATCAATGTCAGGAATGTTTAACGCTTTATAACGCCGAATTTGGCGATGCAACCCAAGGTGTTGAAAAAGGAGTTTTGTTTGCTGATTTGCCAGAAGACTACGAGTGTTCGCTATGTGAATCACCAAAAAGTAATTTTATAAACTATCTAGAAAAAGTGTAGTTTTGTAAGCGCATTATTTTAAGAATTTCGAATAAAGAATCATTTATGAATACAACTTTCAAAACCGTAAGCTCTTCTCATATCACTATTTCCGAGTTAATGTTGCCTTCTCATACCAATTTTAGTGGTAAAATACATGGAGGTTACATATTGTCATTACTAGATCAAATTGCTTTTGCCTGTGCCTCAAAATTCTCTGGAAATTATTGTGTAACAGCTTCTGTAGATACGGTTAACTTTCTGGCTCCCATTGAAGTAGGAGAATTAGTAACCATGAAAGCCAGCGTAAATTACGTAGGAAGAAGCTCTATGATTATTGGCATTCGTGTCGAAGCTGAAAATATTAGAACTGGAGTAGTTAAGCATTGTAATTCCTCTTATTTTACTATGGTTTCTAAAGATAATGATGGTAAAAATGCCATGGTTCCAGGTTTAATTTTAACAACTTTAAAAGAAGTAAGCCGTTTTGAAAATAGCGTAAGACAACTAGATTTGAAAAAAGAACGAGAATACCAAAAAGGAATTGCCACTTTTGGATCAATAGAATCTATTTTGAGTTCTAATTTATATAATGTAAAAGTAGAGTTGGAGTAGTTCTGTTTAAGATTCAAAATCAATTTGTATAAAAAAATCCGTTTCAAAATTTTTGCATTTTGAAACGGATTTTTAATTTTTTTCTATTTCCTTTTTTTGTTCAGAATAAAACCCAATACATTATTTCCAATGGTTTTAATAGTTTGGGTATGATTAGAAACCACATTAGCAATGGCAAACTGAAGTACCGTTCCCAATACCCTTTTGATAGGATTGTGCGAGCTATGAATCAACAGTTTTTTGGAAACAAATCCAGTTGTCATACCAATAACATTGCTAACAATATCACTTTTTATTTCTGGAGAATTACTAACATCATGGACTAAATTTTTGATGATGTTGATAGGCTTTATGCTCTCGTAAGCAAGATTAAATTGTTCTTTCAAAAGCCTTAAATCAGTTTCGTATTGCTGTTCTTGAAGAATAATTAATTCGTTCAAAATATCGGTTTCGTTGGTCTTTTTCATATGTTGCTGTTTATTGTTTTTTATCGGTCATAGGTAATTCGCATATCATATTTAATGGTTGCAACCAATTATCAGTCATGCTCATTTCATATCAAATCTTTTTTGGTTTCATCATTTGTTTGATAATCGAATTGCTTACGGGATATTTTAACCATTGCTCCCTGAAAACACGAAGAATAATCGCCAGCAACAAATAAAAAGCTCCAATAACAAAGAAACCATAAAAGGAATCACCTAATAATTTGCCAATGTATAATGCCAAACCAATACTAATTATTACGACAGACAGTACAACGGTTAAAACAACAACTAATAATGAAAAAAGAGACGAAACTATCTCGGCAGTTTTATCAACCGCATTTAGCTTAAACAATTTTAAGGTTGTTTTACTGTAATCTTTTGCTCTGTCAAAAAGCGTTGCTATTGGTGTTGTATCGTCTGTCATAATGTTTTAATTTAATTGTTTAATGCAGCGTCGTTAATATCGTTTTTTACCTCGTCTAACTTTGCTTTTCCGTTATCGGCTAATTGTTGTGTCTCTGTTTTAAGCGTTTCAATTTTTCCTTTTACGGTCGGTATCAGCAAGATCATTAATTTTTGATTTTAAATCGCTTACACAATCATTTCCTTTGTCACGAATTTGTTGGAGAGTTACCGAACCTTTTTCATGTGCAAATAAAATTCCTAAAATTCCACCTATGGCAAGTCCTGCCACTGTTCCTAAAACTACTTTACCTGTACTCATAATTATTGTTTTTAAATTGTTGTTTGAATATGTAATTTACTATTGTAAAATTTCCTTTTAACTGCATTGACTTAATAATAACCAAATCAGTACAAAAACTAAAATGGTACTAAAGCAACCGCCTCCTAATTTTTTGGCACCATATCCGGCTAATAATCCTTTGAATATATTGTTCATCCTTTTTTGTTTTAAAATTATTGCTCTTTTTTTTATGTTAGTCCCAAATTAATTTCAATACTGTAAAGGTCAGATTCCTTACTGGATTCATACTTACATTACTTTTAAAAAAACTTGTATTATTCCCATGTTTTAGTTTCGGTTGTGTAAAGATTTATTGATCTCGTGTATCATAAAATTGTACAATCAATTATAACTAATATCTTCGCAAAAAAATAGAACAAAAATGACAACTCATCTCGCATTACTTCGTGGTATCAACGTTTCAGGTCATAATATGATAAAAATGGAGGCTTTGAAAACGACTTTAGAAGCTATTGGTTTCGAAAATGTGCAAACCTACATTCAAACCGGAAACGTTTTTGTGGATACTAATGAAGAAAATGCAGCAGCAGTGGGCTTCAAAATAAAACAGGAAATCTTCAAAGTTTTTGGTCATGAAGTTCCCGTAGTAGTCATTGGCAAAGCTGATTTAGAGGCCTGTTTTAAGAACAATCCTTTTTTGAAAGAAAAAGAATTGGATACCAAAAAACTATACGTAGCATTTATTTCTACCAGTTTAAAAAGCGATAGTATCAATGATTTGAAAATGAGTCAAGTCAAGCCTGATGAAGCCAGTATTGACGAAAGTAGAATCTATATTAAATATGCCGTTGGAGCAGGAAAAACAAGATTAGAACAAAAATACATTGAAAAAAAATTGAATGTTACAGCAACAATCCGCAATTGGAATACAGTAACGCAATTATTAAAAATGTATGAAGAACGATAGATTTGTTGTTCAAAATTAGTTCCTAAACAACACCTCTCAAAAAGTCTTTTTTAGAAAAACTGCTGCAAAACAAACTATTTATTTTTTGTCCGATACAATTGTTTGAGTATCATTTTAGGGCAAAAAATATAAATTACCAATCTATATTATTATTTTAGTGAGAAAATCAAATTAAATATTAATTTGCAAGTCAAAAATATTTTCTTGAAATAAAATAAAAACATAAATGAGAGCATTAGTAATTTCTGGAGGAGGAAGCAAAGGCGCATTTGCTGGAGGTGTAGCCCAATTTTTGATAGAAAATAAAAAGTATGAATACGATTTATTTCTAGGCACTTCAACAGGGAGTTTGTTGATTTCTCATTTGGCTTTAGGTAATCTTTCAAAAATCCATGATATTTATACGAATGTCGATATGGGGAAAATTTTCAATGTGAACCCATTTATTATCAAAAAACAAAAAGGAGTCGATATTGTAACCATCAATCACTTTAGTGTTCTCCGACAATTATTCAAAGGAAAAAGAACGTTTGGCGAAAGCAAAAATCTACTGAAATTAATCAAATCGAGTTTGCCTATCGAAGAATTCAATACTTTAAAATTCTCCAATAAAGATGTTGTAGTGACGGTTACCAATATTTCTAACAATGAAACCGAATACAAATCGATCAAGGATTTTACTTATGATGAATTTTGTGAATGGATTTGGATTTCAGGGAATTATGTTCCGTTTATGACCTTGGTTAATAAAAATGGGTATGAATATGGCGATGGTGGTTTTTCGAGTTTAGTGCCTATTCAAGAAGCGATTAATCGTGGCGCTACTGAAATTGATGTGGTGATTCTAGAAACCGAAACCAATATAACCAATAAAGTTATTGGACAAAATCCATTTTCATTGCTCATCGATTTATTTCGAATTACATTAGAACAAGTGGAAAAACAAAATATTACCATCGGAAAACTGTTGGCAAGAAACAAAGAAATTAAGCTAAATCTGTATTACACACCCACAAAATTAACCAATAACGCCTTGATTTTTAATAAACAAAAAATGACCGAATGGTGGGGAGACGGATTCAAATATGCGCAAGAAAGAAGTGATATTATGAGTGAAAATAAGTAGTAGGTTTTTATGTTTGAAGAGGTTAAATAATAAATTAAGACCATTTATTTTGTTTTGCTTATTCTTGATATTCTATTAATTCTAATTAACCAAATATCTTAATAGTTTAGCCTGCGTTATTTTTAAGACGCTAATATTCTTTCACTTTTCATTATAGCCAATGCTTTTTCTGTTTCGTTTGTTCCGTCATTTAATGAACCTGGAAGCATAATCAAACGTTTTTTTAATTTTCCATTTTCGTCTTCAAACGAAATTTCAAATCTTGAACGTGTCAATCCAACTTTTGCATTTATAAATTTCGCTCCTTTTATTTTATTTCTTTCTATTATTGGAGATGCAGAGTTATTTATACTTTTTATGATTCCATAAATTAAGAATGTTGCTAATAAACCAAAGAAAAAAACTGAAACATTTTCTCCTTTTTGAAAACTTGAATATGCTGAATTTAGTAAGAAAATTGAAATTACAGAATAAATTATTAAAGTTCTAGATATTCCATTTCCTACAGTTATTTTTGCAACATTTCCAATTATTCCTTCTCTTGTCAAAATTATTTTGTCTGGTAAAATATGACAAAATCCTGTTTTAGTTCTGAATGTTTTTTCATTTTCCATTTTCTAATTCATTAAAGTATTGCAATTATTATTGTTATTGAAAAATATTAAACTACACTAAAATCAGTATTGTATATTTTCTTTTGATAATTATACCTAACTACCACAATCTACTCACTTCATTTTTAATAAAAGCAAGAGCAGCACTACTTGGCGAAGGTTTTTCTATTAAGTCACTTAAGATCAATTCACGCAACTGGTTGGCGTCATTTACTTTTTCGTTTTTGGCAGCCAAACGAATCATTTGTATCGTAGCATTTTTAGCAGTCGTAATGATAGACCAACATTCATTGGTAACATAAATTTGTTGGGGCAAATTGTGTTCAAACTCCTGATCTACTTGCGCAATCACATAATTAGCATATTCATTTTTATTTTCAGAAATAGGAGTGATGCGAATTAATAAATGACTGGGATTAATGCGTTCCATCAAGAGTGTCATTCGTTCGTAAGCTTGCAATCGCAAGGGTAAAGTGTCTTTTTGATAATCTTTTTGAAGCAACCAACGGCGGGTATTTTGTTGGTCTTTAAAATAGGATTTGAATAAATAATAAGCCACTAATCCTGTAATAATGGCGGGAAATGTATAACTTGCTAATTCAATTAATTTTGTATAATCCATTTGTTATTTTTTTTAAAGCAAATACAAATAAACGAATAAACTTTTAAAATGAGCAAACGCGATTTAAAAAAATATTTAACAGGACTAAACAAACAACAACTTGAAGAACAATTGCTAGAGTTGTATGAAAAGTTCCCTGCCGTAAAAACTTATTATGACTTTGTCTTTAATCCAAAAGAAGATACATTATTACAGGAAAGCAAAATCAAAATTGCTAACGAATATTTCCCTCAAAAAACGGGCATAAAACCCAAAAGACCCAAAATGCGACGTTCCGTGGCTCAAAAATACATCAAGCATTTCATCGTTTTGGGTGTCGATCCTTTCATAATAGGCGATTTGATGTTGTATGCCATCGAAATTGCGCAAACCTTCTCGTCTGAACGTCATGTTCAAACGGAATTATTTTATAAAAGTATGTTCAATTCCTTCAATCAAGCCATTAAATTTATGATTGCCAACGGAATATTAGACGAATTCAAACCCCGAATTAATGCTATAAGCGAAGAAACAAGGCGACAAAAATGGTTCAACAAAGAAGAATTCGATGCCGTTATTGAGCGTTTCGAATATTGAAAAACCAGTTCCTATAATCGATTTTATTTAATCTTTCTACTTTATTTGTCATATAATTTGGTGTGAAAACTCTTTTTTAGGTGTATTTTTGCAAAAATCCAACAAATAACAATGTCTCAAAATACTTTAGAAATAGAATTAGAAGATAAAAAAGAACTGTATTCCTATCAAAAAGGCGATATCGAAGCCATTTTTGAGCGCATCGATAATGCACCAAATAATTATCATTTGTTGTACCAATTGCCAACAGGCGGAGGGAAAACAGTCGTTTTTTCTGAAATTGTTCGTCAATATTTGTCCAAGCACAATATGAAAGTGGTGGTTTTGACACACCGAATTGAATTGTGTAAGCAAACTTCAAAAATGTTGAAAGGCTTTGGTGTGAAAAATAAAATCATCAACAGTAAAGTAAAAGAATTGCCAGACCAAAACGATTATTCTTGTTTTGTGGCAATGGTAGAAACCTTAAAAAACCGTATCAATGACGAAAAATTGCATCTTGACAATATTGGTTTAGTAATTATTGATGAGGCGCATTACAATTCTTTTAGAAAATTATTGAGTTCTTTCAAAAACGCCTTTATCCTTGGGGTTACAGCAACGCCTTTGAGTTCGAATATCAAATTGCCAATGCACGAAAGCTACAACGAATTAATAGTAGGGGATACTATTGAATCCTTGATTGAAAAAGGCTTTTTGGCAAAAGCCATTACCTATAGTTATGACGTAGGTTTGACTTCTTTGAAAGTCGGAATCAACGGGGATTATACCGTAAAATCATCTGATGATTTGTACACCAATTTGGTAATGCAGGAAAAATTATTACACGCTTACACCGAAAAATCATTAGGCAAGAAAACCCTGATTTTTAATAACGGAATCAACACTTCTTTGTATGTTTATGAAACGTTTAGAGAAGCTGGTTACGGAATCCGACATTTGGATAACACTAGTAGCAACGAAGAGCGTAAAGAGATTTTGCATTGGTTCAAGCATACTCCAGATGCTATTTTAACTTCTGTAGGTATCTTGACAACTGGTTTTGACGAACCAACAGTAGAAACTATTATTTTAAACAGAGCAACCAAATCATTGACGTTGTATTTCCAAATGATTGGTCGTGGTTCTCGAAAATTACCTGGAAAAGACGAATTTACCGTTATCGATTTAGGAAATAATGCCGCTCGTTTTGGCTTGTGGAATGAGCCTGTCAATTGGCAACACATCTTCAAATCACCTGAATTTTATTTAGAAAACTTGCGTGACGATACCGAAATCGAATTGTATTTCAAATACACGATGCCACCAGAATTGCGTGCCAAATTTGCTAAAACCAAAGACGTAACTTTTGATGTAGATGAAGAACACAAATTGGCAATTGCTCAAAATTTACGTTCCAAAGTGGTTTTGGATAAATCGTTAGAACAACACGCTGCGATGTGTGTGGATAACACCGAAGAATTGCGTGATGCCAAAGAATTATTCAAGGAATTAGACCCAGACATAGAATGCCGTTTGAAGCGTTATGCCAAATGTTTGAGCCAATGTAGCAAAAACTATCGTGAATGGTTGGTGGACGATTACAAACAAAAACTGCAACTGCTAATTGGGAAGAAGTATCGTGAAAAAATTATGAATGAAGCGGATTAATTAGTGTTCAGTAATCAGTGTTCAGATTTCAGTTAGCACGTCAATTCGAGTGATTTTAAATAGTAATGCGACAGCTTTACTATTTAAAATTGTATCGAGAATCTTTTCAAAAACAACAATTAACCCGTTGGTTGTAATTATTAAAAATGTAAGAATTCCAAAAAGATATAAAATTTAAACACATAGAATCGTAGAAAAAAGAGTTGGATAGCCCAATTGTTGGGTTCACATAGCTATGTTTTTCTTTAAGAAAGTGAAACGCCTTTCAAAATTCACAAAAGCTATGTTTCTATGTGTTTAAAAATCATAAATTTTGAATTACACCCAACAGGTAACAATTTTATCAATTATTAAATCTAAAAAATGTCAAAAAAATTCTCTGATTTAGGAATTCAAGAATCCATTATAAAAGCACTTTCTGATTTGAAAATTGTTGTGCCAACAGAAATTCAACAAAAAGCCATTCCTTTGCTTTTATCCAATACTGATGTGGTTGGACTGGCTAAAACAGGAACAGGAAAGACAGCTGCTTTTGGTTTACCATTACTTCAATTAATCGATACTAAATTAACTACTATTCAGTCTGTTATTCTAGCTCCAACTCGTGAATTAGGACATCAGATTTTTAGTAATTTAGAAGCATTTGCCAAATACAATTCTGAAATTTCTATCGCCGAAACTTGCGGAGGAATTCCCATAAAACCACAAATTGAGCGATTGACTTCGTCAACACATATTGTGGTAGCAACACCCGGAAGATTGATTGATTTGATTCAGCGTAAAGCCATCAATTTAAAAGAAGCCAAATATCTTGTTCTAGACGAAGCGGACGAAATGGTTACCATTCTAAAAGAAGGTTTGGACGAAATCATTGCCGAATTACCAAAAAACCACCGAACATTTCTTTTCTCGGCAACTATGCCCGGAACCATAAAACAACTGATTCAAAACTATTTAAACAAAAATGTAGTTCAGATTAGTGCCAATATGGAAACGGTAGGCAATCAAGGAATTGACCACCAATATATTGTAGTAGATCCAATCGAAAAACTGGATGTTTTAATGCACTTTCTAACTTCGAAAGATGGAGAACGTGGTATTATTTTTTGTAAAACCAAAGCAGCGGTTAATAAATTAGCCAAGAATTTAGCCATCAATAGATTTTCATCTGGAGCTTTGCACGGGAGTTTGTCCCAAGGAATCCGTGACCGAATTATGGAGCAATTCCGTGAAGGACACATCAATATTTTGGTTGCAACCGATTTAGCAGCCAGAGGAATTGACGTAAAGGAAATTTCGTATGTGGTTAATTACCATTTACCAGACGTTTATGAAGTTTATGTGCACCGAAGCGGAAGAACAGCCAGAGCAGGAGCAAAGGGACTTTCGTTAACCGTTTTACAACAAGAAGAAGTCGCTGAAATTACTGATTTTGAAAGAGAATTGGGCATTCAATTTTCCAAATATAAAAAACCATCTTTGGCTAGTATTGAAGAAAACAACACGCTTTTGTGGGCGAAACAAATCTTCAAAACCAAACCTAATCATGAAGTAGATGCGGAATTAAAAACAAAAATCAAAACCATTTTTCATCACTTGACCAAAGATGAATTGATCGAAAAATTGCTAGCCAATCATTTGTTACAGAACAAAACGGAGGTTGCTGAAAAACCTGTTAAAAAATTCAAAAAGGAATAGCTTTTTAGTTTTTGCTCCTAAATTAATATTGTACTTTTATGGAATAGAATTTTGATAATCTTTCTCATAAAAATCTCGATATGCAAATAGTAATAATAGGAGGCGGTTTCGCTGGAATTAATTTAGCCAAAGAACTCGCCAACCACCAAGGAATTGAAGTAACGCTCGTTGACAAAAACAATTACAATTTCTTTCCGCCGCTCATTTATCAGGTTGCGACGGCTTTTTTAGAACCTTCCAGTATCAGTTATCCTTTTCGCAAGTTTTTTGCAGGGAAAAAAAATCTTCAATTTCGTTTGGGCGAATTAGAAAAAGTCATTCCTGCCGAAAACAAAATCATCCTCAATAACGGCGAATTGCAATACGACCATTTAGTTTTTGCCACTGGAGCCGAAACCAGTTATTTCGGAATGGAAAATGTCAAGAAAAATGCCATTCCGATGAAAACCCTCAACGATGCTATTGAAATGCGAAATACGTTGTTGAAAAATCTCGAAAAAGCATCCATAACTAAAGACATTCGTAAAAGAAGAACCTTGTTAACCATTGTTGTTGCTGGCGGAGGACCAACAGGAGTAGAAGTTTCTGGAATGTTTGCCGAAATGCGAAAAAATATTCTCCTCAAAGAATATCCCGAATTAGACACTTCTGTAAGTAATATTTATTTGGTAGATGGTGGCGATGCCTTGTTAGCGCCGATGAGTAAGGAATCGCAAGAAGATACTTTGGAAGCCGTAACCAAATTGGGCGTTATTGTAAAACTAAACACCAGAGTAGTCGATTATAAAGACGATACCGTTTTCTTTGCCGATGGTAAAACCATTCAAACCAAAAACTTAATTTGGGCCGCAGGTGTTTCTGCCAAAGTATTCGAAGGCATTCCTGAAGAAAGTTACGGTCGTGGCAAACGAATGGCAACCGATGCTTACAACAAAGTAAACGGCACGAATAATATCTACGCCATTGGAGATACGAGTATCCAATTGAATGATACTGCATTTCCAGGAGGACATCCACAAGTAGCGCAAGTAGCGATTCAGCAAGGCGTAAATTTAGCCGAAAATTTTAAACGACTACTTCAAAACAAACCCTTGAAAGCCTTTATATACAATGACAAAGGCTCTATGGCGATTATCGGAAAAAACAAAGCCGTGGTCGATTTACCAAAACCTAAAATGCACTTCAAAGGTTTCTTGGCTTGGGCAATTTGGTTGTTTATCCATCTTATTTCTTTAATCACTTATCGCAATAGATTGCAAACTTTTTACAATTGGATGATCGCTTATTTCTCAAAAGATCAATCTTTGAGGATGATTATTAGACCGGAGAAAAGGAATAAAGTGGAGGTTTGATGAGTATTTATGATTGTTTTATGAGCTAACTAATAATCCTAAATCAGGTAGTTTAGTGCTAATTTTTAGTGAATTAATTATAGAAAATGTTGAACGCACCACATAAATAAAACAACTAAATATAGAAATTATGCCAAATACAGGAGATATATTTGTTACTACACTAAAAAAAGCACATTTATTTTGGGGTTCACATAGACACACTAATACTCGTGGAGTAGTTTATGGGGAAGCTTATCTTCATATTCCAATTTCTCAAGCTAGAAGATTGAATATCTACAACGAAAAACAACCAAATAAATATAATTTATAATTGCAATACAAGTGATGGTTTTTTAACAAATTCCATACTCAAATCTTCTGGTAAGAGAAGTGAAAACGATGTATATGCAAAACAATTTCACGGAAACGGAAATTTAAAATTATTAGGAACTTGGTTTAATCACATTAATGCTCAAATTGGAGATAGAATAGAAATTAAATTTACCAGTCCAACTGAAATACTTTTGACTAGGATATAATTTATTTATTAGAATAATTATCATAAATTGCACCTTAATTTTAGATAAAGTAATGAGCGTATTAGAAAAAATAAGTATTGAAGAATTTGATGGTAAAAACTATCAGGTAAAACTTGTTGAACCATACGACAAAGCATTAATTACGCACTATTTACACAATTATCGTAACGGAGTTTCCAAGCATTATAAAAAAGACGCTGTAAAAGTTTTAGACAATTTTGTTGAATACAAACAAGTTGAAGAACAAATAAATATTGTTGCTGAAGATGCTTTACAACAATTACTTTTTGAAGTTGAAAATGTTCCTTTTCCAACACCCGAAAATTATAGTTTACTAATTTATAAATTTGCATCATAGTTTATGGAGCAAAAAGGGAATAAGCACGAAAATTATGAAATTCTAAACCTGTTAGGTTATGGATTATCTAAATTTAATAATGAGTTTATTAAAGAATTTGGTTTTACTAGAAAAACTAATTTCTTTAATTATTTTGTAGAAATTGGAATAGTTGAAACAGGAAGCGTTGTGAAAAATAGAATGGATTTATTTGATCCATTTTTTCCAAATAACGGAAGAAAAGGTTGGTGGCAAAAAGGGGATGCTTACATTCATAGAAAATATTTAATTGATAGTTTATTTGGCAATGAAAATGTAAAAGGATATTCTGACATAGTCAAATTATACTTGAAAGAGAATTACAAAATAAAAGAGCTTTTTGTTGAAGTTAAACCAATTGTAAAATCAAGATTTAAAAAACTTCAAGAAACTGGTTTAGAAGCTGAACTATATTTCATGAATAATTTCAACGAAATTTCTACTTTTAATAATGGAATTTTAGAAGATGCAAGATTATATGGTGATGGTTATGATTTTCAAATTAATGTTAATGAAAGTTCTTTTTTAGCCGAAGTAAAAGGAATTCGAGAGAAGAAGGGTAGATTTAGATTAACTGAAAAAGAGTTTTTAATGGCTTCCGAATATAAGAATGATTATATCGTTACTTTGGTTTTAAACATGAATGATTTACCAACTTTCTTAACTATTGAGAATCCAATCAATAACTTAAAGTTTGAAGAAAGAATAATCAGATCAAAAGAAACTAAAGAATATCATTTATCAAAAGACATATGCTAACTTTTGAAGAAAAAATAATTTATTTAGAAAACAGTTTGAATAAAACTGAAGGAAATTATTATGACAATTTCAAAGAAGATATTGTTATTTACTTTGATGAATTTAATACAAAAAACAAACGCTTAAATTTTTTAAATAATTTTATTTCATTTACTGAAATTGATAATTGGGTTGAAAAAATATCATCAAGAATTGTTTTAAAATTTGATAAAGAGAGTGAACAAATTAATTATTTTATCTATGATTTCATAGAAAATGGTTAGCTCTAGCCCAGATAGAAGTGGAAGTCCTTTTTTGGCGATTTTTCTTTGCCAAAAAAGATTGGAACGTATAGCGGGAAATAGCTCCTAAAAAACTTTTAAGCAGTTTCAAAGCTTTCGGGTTTGTTCAGTGAAAGTGCTGTACCTATCATAAATTATCGTGTTGCCGAAAATATATTTTGCAGAAGTTTCGATACTGGTAATTTATCTCGTTCTGATACTGCTTTTGATGCTAATCATAATTCTGTTGGTGTTGGTTTGAAAACTTTTGTTTGTAACGGTAATTCCAGTACAGAAAAAGTAGCAGAATTTAATTCATTATCAAGAACTTTACGAGATTTTAAAGGTAAAGAATTGGCTTTAAAACTTGGAGAGTTCAGAAACGATAGAATAAATTTAGCAAATCGTGTTTACGATATTCAAGATTCACTTTATCATATTGTTGCTCGAAAAGAAAAGGAATTATTACTTTATGAAACAGACTACAACATCATAGATGTTGCTAATATTCATTCGGTTAAATATAATAAAGCAAGTTTACAATTTGAAGACGGAAATAATTTATATACTTTCAATTATTCAAAAAGTACACTTTTTAGAAAATTTATAATTCCTCAAAATGCTTTTCGTTTACCAATTGATATAATTGAAGACCCATATTCTTTGCTTCTTGAATTATTTGAAGAGAATAAAAATTTAAAAACTGCGACTGACAAACTTGTCAAGGGCGAAAATTATGTGATTTTGCCTCTTTACGGAATTCAGAAAGGAGAAAAGTTTATTTTTGAAAGAAGCGGTTTAAATCAATGGAATGCAAATGGAAGAAAAAGAGATTTTGGCGAAATTTATATTCCAATTCCTGCGGAATTGCACAGAAAATATCCAAATTTCTTTCCAAAACGTGACCAAGATTTTAATTTACAAATTCCGACTGGAGAAATATTTACTGCAAAAGTTTGTCAAGAAAACTCAAAAGCCTTGATGACAAACCCAAATAAAGCTTTGTCTGATTGGTTATTACGCAGAGTTTTACAACTTGCTGAAGGCGAATTGGCTACAATAGAAAAACTTGACAAATTAGGTTTTGATAGTGTTATAATTATGAAAGACGAAAAAGGGGATTTCAAAATTGACATTATG from Flavobacterium eburneipallidum includes these protein-coding regions:
- a CDS encoding restriction endonuclease: MFSESAVPIINYRVAENIFCRSFDTGNLSRSDTAFDANHNSVGVGLKTFVCNGNSSTEKVAEFNSLSRTLRDFKGKELALKLGEFRNDRINLANRVYDIQDSLYHIVARKEKELLLYETDYNIIDVANIHSVKYNKASLQFEDGNNLYTFNYSKSTLFRKFIIPQNAFRLPIDIIEDPYSLLLELFEENKNLKTATDKLVKGENYVILPLYGIQKGEKFIFERSGLNQWNANGRKRDFGEIYIPIPAELHRKYPNFFPKRDQDFNLQIPTGEIFTAKVCQENSKALMTNPNKALSDWLLRRVLQLAEGELATIEKLDKLGFDSVIIMKDEKGDFKIDIMKTNAYIEFNN
- a CDS encoding DUF3883 domain-containing protein: MEQKGNKHENYEILNLLGYGLSKFNNEFIKEFGFTRKTNFFNYFVEIGIVETGSVVKNRMDLFDPFFPNNGRKGWWQKGDAYIHRKYLIDSLFGNENVKGYSDIVKLYLKENYKIKELFVEVKPIVKSRFKKLQETGLEAELYFMNNFNEISTFNNGILEDARLYGDGYDFQINVNESSFLAEVKGIREKKGRFRLTEKEFLMASEYKNDYIVTLVLNMNDLPTFLTIENPINNLKFEERIIRSKETKEYHLSKDIC
- a CDS encoding NAD(P)/FAD-dependent oxidoreductase, with the protein product MQIVIIGGGFAGINLAKELANHQGIEVTLVDKNNYNFFPPLIYQVATAFLEPSSISYPFRKFFAGKKNLQFRLGELEKVIPAENKIILNNGELQYDHLVFATGAETSYFGMENVKKNAIPMKTLNDAIEMRNTLLKNLEKASITKDIRKRRTLLTIVVAGGGPTGVEVSGMFAEMRKNILLKEYPELDTSVSNIYLVDGGDALLAPMSKESQEDTLEAVTKLGVIVKLNTRVVDYKDDTVFFADGKTIQTKNLIWAAGVSAKVFEGIPEESYGRGKRMATDAYNKVNGTNNIYAIGDTSIQLNDTAFPGGHPQVAQVAIQQGVNLAENFKRLLQNKPLKAFIYNDKGSMAIIGKNKAVVDLPKPKMHFKGFLAWAIWLFIHLISLITYRNRLQTFYNWMIAYFSKDQSLRMIIRPEKRNKVEV
- a CDS encoding DEAD/DEAH box helicase, which gives rise to MSKKFSDLGIQESIIKALSDLKIVVPTEIQQKAIPLLLSNTDVVGLAKTGTGKTAAFGLPLLQLIDTKLTTIQSVILAPTRELGHQIFSNLEAFAKYNSEISIAETCGGIPIKPQIERLTSSTHIVVATPGRLIDLIQRKAINLKEAKYLVLDEADEMVTILKEGLDEIIAELPKNHRTFLFSATMPGTIKQLIQNYLNKNVVQISANMETVGNQGIDHQYIVVDPIEKLDVLMHFLTSKDGERGIIFCKTKAAVNKLAKNLAINRFSSGALHGSLSQGIRDRIMEQFREGHINILVATDLAARGIDVKEISYVVNYHLPDVYEVYVHRSGRTARAGAKGLSLTVLQQEEVAEITDFERELGIQFSKYKKPSLASIEENNTLLWAKQIFKTKPNHEVDAELKTKIKTIFHHLTKDELIEKLLANHLLQNKTEVAEKPVKKFKKE